The genomic DNA ATACAACAAATCATATTCCCACCATCGCCCACTGCACAGTATGAAAAGATTCCATCTTCTTCTCGTAACCACCATAAGTAACCATATTGATTTGTGTTCATTTCTGTTGATTCTTTTATCCATGATGTTGATAGAATTTGTTTTCCATTATGAGTACCTTCGTTTAAATACAAACTTCCAAACTTATCCATATCTCTAACCGTTAACGTTAGTCCCCATCCGCCGGTTGAAATACCGTTTGGATCATGAACCCATCCTTTTACATCTTTTCCGAATAAGTCATCGAATCCAAATGCTATCATATTGTAGTTTGGAATTTCTCTCATACCGAGTGGCTGAAATAGCTGTTCATTCGCAAATTCACGCGCACTTTTTCCTGTTATACTCGTAATAATTGCGGATAGTACATGTGCTCCTGCAGATGAGTATTTAAAAGAACCGATTTCCCCGCCGTTCCCCATTCTATTAAGTGTATACTGTACCCAGTCTGGTTGTGTACATAGTTCTTCTAACGGTTCCTGCCAATCTACAAAAGGATATGGAGCTGTCATTGTTAGAAGATGGCGTACTATTATTTCAGATGACTTAACTTTATATTCAGGGAAAAATTCTATTACTCTTTGATCAATGCTTTTTATATAGCCTTTATCTACACATATCCCAATTAACGCAGAAATAATCGTTTTTGTAACAGATGCTACATGAAATGCATCATCTGGACCTTGGCCGTTATAATATTTTTCAAAAATAATATTACCTTTCTGCATTACTAACATACCGTTTAT from Bacillus basilensis includes the following:
- a CDS encoding serine hydrolase, yielding MKTAEKLDSIIKEDYKNINGMLVMQKGNIIFEKYYNGQGPDDAFHVASVTKTIISALIGICVDKGYIKSIDQRVIEFFPEYKVKSSEIIVRHLLTMTAPYPFVDWQEPLEELCTQPDWVQYTLNRMGNGGEIGSFKYSSAGAHVLSAIITSITGKSAREFANEQLFQPLGMREIPNYNMIAFGFDDLFGKDVKGWVHDPNGISTGGWGLTLTVRDMDKFGSLYLNEGTHNGKQILSTSWIKESTEMNTNQYGYLWWLREEDGIFSYCAVGDGGNMICCIPERELVVVIASEIIPNAGDRWKLMKEYILPYLKG